In Nostoc sp. CENA543, a single genomic region encodes these proteins:
- a CDS encoding CHAT domain-containing protein: MKKKFFNFWLLVLSTILICVLVTPAFANIPQKTIINQDSQSNIIESQHLYESGRFAEAVQILQQAVKVYEQQGDILKQAVALSNLSLAYQQLGNWEQAQLAINKSLNLQKNNSQNLAVFAQTLDIQGRLHLLTGKSELALTTWQKTADIYTQLGDKNGIALARLYQAQALRHQGFNQQAIKQLEQVNQTLKSQDDSLAKAGVLLSLGDTLENVGELEKSRLALEASLAIYQRLKSPENIALTLLSLGNNARIQQKNNQAIAFYQQAFNISPLPLTKVKARLNHLNLLIADKQLAAAQDLIPEIQSLLSQLPPSRPSIYARINLAHSLVSLNTPTSQIAQLLAKVVQQARSIEDIRAEAYALGNLGNLYEKTQQISEAINLTQQALILAQTSNASEITYLWQWQLGRLFKAQGNFTGAIAAYDATIETLNSLRTDLVTLNQDIQFNFRDNVEPVYRESVALLLENSGEKPDIPTLEKARNRIEALQLAELDNFLREACLQGQKVILDQIVDQENPNTAILYPIILPKRLQVIVKIPQQPLRHFTINKSQVEIEETLAQLQEYILEPDRTEEVQTLSHEVYNWLIQPIASNLATSQVNTLVFVLDGAFRNIPLAALYDGEKYLVEKYAVALSLGLQLLANKPLAQKPVSILAAGLVQPPPQFPTFPPLPGIRLEFDLIARTGASTKKLLDQEFTSTTLEKNVNTVPFNVLHLATHGQFSSRPENTFILASDGSINVLQFDNLLRSQSETNTQILELLVLSACQTATGDNRATLGLAGAAVKAGAHSTLASLWHINDQSTAILIGEFYSELINSKVTKAEALRRAQVKLLTNYPNYSRPSYWAAYVLVGNWI, encoded by the coding sequence ATGAAGAAGAAATTTTTTAATTTTTGGTTGCTGGTATTAAGCACTATATTAATATGTGTTTTAGTAACTCCAGCTTTCGCCAATATTCCCCAAAAGACAATCATCAATCAAGATTCACAATCAAATATTATTGAAAGTCAACACTTATATGAAAGTGGGAGATTTGCTGAGGCTGTGCAAATCTTACAGCAAGCAGTTAAAGTCTATGAACAGCAGGGAGATATTTTAAAACAAGCTGTGGCTTTGAGTAATTTATCATTGGCTTATCAACAACTTGGTAATTGGGAACAAGCACAATTAGCTATTAATAAAAGCTTGAATTTACAGAAGAATAACAGTCAGAATTTAGCAGTTTTCGCACAAACTCTAGATATTCAAGGACGCTTACATCTCCTCACAGGTAAGTCAGAATTAGCTCTCACAACTTGGCAAAAAACAGCAGATATTTACACTCAGCTAGGCGATAAAAATGGTATTGCCTTAGCACGACTTTATCAAGCCCAAGCATTACGCCATCAAGGTTTTAATCAGCAAGCTATTAAGCAATTAGAACAGGTAAACCAAACTCTCAAATCTCAAGATGATTCTTTAGCAAAGGCAGGCGTTTTACTGTCTTTGGGTGATACCTTGGAAAATGTGGGAGAATTAGAAAAATCTCGTTTGGCTTTAGAAGCAAGTTTAGCAATTTATCAACGGCTGAAATCTCCAGAGAATATTGCTTTAACTCTCCTCAGTTTAGGTAATAATGCTCGTATACAACAAAAAAATAATCAGGCGATCGCATTTTATCAACAAGCATTTAATATCTCACCTTTGCCCCTAACAAAAGTTAAAGCCAGACTGAATCATCTTAATTTATTAATTGCAGATAAACAACTGGCAGCCGCACAAGATTTAATTCCTGAAATTCAATCTTTACTCTCACAACTGCCACCGTCACGCCCTTCAATTTATGCCCGTATTAACTTGGCGCACAGTTTAGTTAGTTTAAATACTCCCACATCCCAAATTGCTCAACTTCTGGCTAAAGTTGTACAACAAGCCCGGAGTATAGAAGATATCCGCGCTGAAGCCTATGCTTTAGGTAATCTTGGGAACCTGTATGAAAAAACACAACAAATTTCTGAAGCTATTAACTTGACACAACAGGCTTTGATATTGGCACAAACTAGTAACGCCTCAGAAATTACATATTTATGGCAATGGCAATTAGGTAGATTATTCAAAGCCCAAGGTAATTTTACAGGAGCGATCGCAGCTTATGATGCAACTATAGAAACATTAAATTCATTGCGTACTGATTTAGTCACACTCAATCAAGATATTCAGTTTAATTTCCGCGACAATGTTGAGCCAGTTTATCGTGAGTCGGTGGCTTTACTACTAGAAAATTCTGGAGAAAAACCTGATATTCCCACATTAGAGAAAGCCAGAAACCGCATTGAGGCGTTACAGTTAGCAGAACTAGATAACTTTTTACGCGAAGCCTGTTTACAAGGGCAGAAGGTAATTTTAGATCAAATAGTAGATCAAGAAAATCCCAATACTGCCATACTTTATCCCATTATTCTACCAAAAAGATTGCAAGTAATTGTCAAAATTCCTCAGCAACCACTACGCCATTTTACAATTAACAAATCCCAGGTAGAAATTGAGGAGACTTTAGCACAACTACAAGAATATATTTTAGAACCAGATAGAACAGAGGAAGTCCAAACCCTATCACACGAAGTCTATAACTGGTTAATTCAACCCATTGCCTCTAATTTAGCCACCAGTCAAGTTAATACTCTAGTATTCGTATTAGATGGAGCATTCCGAAATATACCCCTAGCTGCTTTATACGACGGTGAAAAATATTTAGTGGAAAAATATGCTGTGGCTTTAAGTTTAGGGCTTCAGCTATTAGCAAACAAACCCTTAGCGCAAAAACCTGTAAGTATACTGGCGGCTGGTTTAGTACAACCACCACCACAATTTCCCACATTTCCACCCTTACCAGGAATCAGGTTAGAATTTGACCTGATAGCTCGAACAGGAGCATCTACCAAAAAATTACTAGATCAAGAATTTACCAGTACCACTCTCGAAAAAAACGTTAATACTGTTCCTTTTAATGTCTTACATTTAGCAACTCACGGCCAATTTAGTTCCCGTCCAGAAAATACTTTCATTTTAGCCAGTGATGGTTCTATTAATGTTTTACAATTCGATAACTTACTGCGTTCTCAAAGTGAAACTAATACGCAAATTCTAGAATTATTAGTTCTGAGTGCTTGTCAAACTGCCACAGGTGACAATCGTGCTACATTAGGATTAGCTGGCGCAGCAGTTAAAGCAGGCGCACATAGCACGCTCGCTTCCCTATGGCACATTAATGATCAATCTACTGCTATCTTAATTGGTGAATTCTATAGTGAGTTAATCAATAGTAAAGTCACTAAAGCTGAAGCTTTACGTCGCGCTCAAGTCAAACTATTAACAAATTATCCTAATTATAGTCGCCCTAGTTATTGGGCTGCCTATGTGTTAGTTGGTAATTGGATTTAA
- a CDS encoding DUF1822 family protein, with the protein MFDHAVGFAVDNDLVLEVVQTSPNLEHNYSTPGACQRAWVNQVCLTTFLDWLQGEVTPHARVYPNTAALPSIWEVVNGTAVNFDNSRLVLIPTLAMDGDELRVPQEWVDIPEWAADYYLAVQLNSDAGWMRVFGYTTHQQVKTVGVYDGSDRTYSLESDQLISDLNVLWVTRQLSPQEITRASVAPLPPLPQTQADNLLQRLSHADIKFPRLEVPFQLWGALITHGGWRQRLYELRQGVVESASVGQWLQAGVANFAQQLGWERRQFLAISSGMRSAESQVSLLGLSRQILVAGNTYELRVISQGDPNENIWRFELHPTNSDNLIPVGFQLRLLTEDLQPFPHNEDTATIPREELSVEVMLETGEGLVWEVTPLPLDYEREILRF; encoded by the coding sequence ATGTTTGATCATGCTGTGGGTTTCGCTGTTGATAATGACTTGGTTCTAGAAGTGGTTCAGACATCACCTAATCTAGAGCATAACTACTCTACTCCTGGTGCTTGTCAGCGTGCTTGGGTTAATCAAGTTTGTTTAACTACTTTTTTAGACTGGTTGCAAGGGGAAGTTACACCCCATGCGAGAGTTTATCCCAACACTGCTGCTTTACCGAGTATTTGGGAAGTAGTTAACGGTACGGCTGTGAATTTTGATAACTCGCGCTTGGTGTTAATTCCTACCTTAGCAATGGATGGAGATGAATTGCGTGTACCTCAAGAATGGGTGGATATTCCTGAATGGGCGGCTGATTATTATTTGGCTGTGCAGTTAAATTCCGATGCAGGCTGGATGAGAGTTTTTGGTTACACAACTCACCAACAAGTTAAAACTGTGGGGGTTTATGATGGGAGCGATCGCACTTACAGTTTAGAATCTGATCAGCTAATTTCCGATTTGAATGTGCTGTGGGTAACTCGCCAATTGTCACCCCAAGAAATCACGCGCGCCTCAGTTGCACCTCTACCACCCTTACCCCAAACCCAAGCAGACAATTTACTGCAAAGATTAAGTCACGCAGATATCAAATTTCCTCGCTTAGAAGTTCCCTTTCAACTTTGGGGAGCATTAATCACTCATGGCGGTTGGCGACAACGTTTGTATGAATTGCGTCAAGGAGTTGTAGAATCAGCATCCGTAGGGCAATGGTTACAAGCAGGTGTAGCAAATTTTGCTCAACAATTAGGCTGGGAGCGACGACAGTTTTTAGCTATATCTTCCGGTATGCGGAGCGCAGAAAGTCAAGTGTCTCTTTTAGGTTTATCTCGACAAATATTAGTAGCTGGTAATACTTATGAGTTACGAGTTATTTCTCAAGGTGATCCCAATGAAAACATTTGGCGGTTTGAATTACACCCGACAAATTCAGACAATCTCATTCCTGTAGGCTTTCAACTTAGACTACTCACAGAAGATTTACAACCATTTCCTCACAATGAAGATACAGCGACAATTCCTAGAGAAGAATTATCTGTAGAAGTGATGTTAGAAACCGGTGAAGGTTTAGTTTGGGAAGTTACGCCTTTACCGCTAGACTATGAGCGCGAAATTTTGCGTTTTTAG
- a CDS encoding sigma-70 family RNA polymerase sigma factor codes for MQPRQGIIETFSTFVQFDADRFSVWVTDSKLQRSIKNCLQQYPQQTSDHFWVLYWYKIWQIEASPLAVGHISAYLQEVCYWVARKIALNFSSQFSIADCFQIAISCIYKILKNFNPEYSTSLKSYAEFAFERFLKDSLRVGKEADICTDWALLHKISRKRLVNSLNHAGFNSQIINNYVLAWECFRELYTSESQTIRQLGKPDTRTWEAITQLYNRQSLSKLTPETLEKWLSTCAKAVREFLYPKFVSVDAPISGQESGNLLDTLPADLPTSLITEIIAQEEARTRQTQQIQLNQALMDALAALDIQAQQLLQAYYQQNLTQQQIAEKLEIKQYSVSRRLSSIKRLLLTTLTQWSQDNLHISPTSVVVDAVSKSLDEWLTNYYRTS; via the coding sequence ATGCAACCCCGACAGGGTATTATTGAAACCTTCTCAACCTTTGTGCAGTTTGATGCAGATAGGTTCAGCGTTTGGGTGACAGATAGCAAACTACAGCGAAGTATAAAAAATTGCTTACAACAATACCCACAACAGACATCTGATCATTTTTGGGTGCTGTACTGGTACAAAATCTGGCAAATAGAAGCCAGTCCTTTAGCGGTAGGACATATTTCCGCTTATTTGCAAGAGGTATGTTACTGGGTGGCGAGAAAAATAGCCTTAAATTTTTCGAGTCAATTTTCTATTGCTGATTGTTTTCAGATAGCGATTTCCTGCATTTATAAAATCCTCAAAAATTTTAATCCTGAATATAGTACAAGCTTAAAAAGCTATGCAGAATTTGCTTTTGAGCGTTTTCTGAAAGATTCCCTACGTGTGGGAAAGGAAGCAGATATCTGCACTGACTGGGCTTTACTGCATAAAATTAGCCGCAAGCGGTTGGTAAATTCCTTAAATCATGCTGGTTTTAATAGTCAAATTATCAATAATTACGTCCTAGCTTGGGAATGTTTTCGGGAACTCTACACCAGTGAAAGTCAAACTATCCGTCAGTTGGGAAAACCAGATACTAGGACATGGGAAGCAATTACTCAACTTTACAATAGACAAAGCTTGAGTAAATTAACTCCCGAAACATTGGAAAAATGGTTGAGTACCTGCGCTAAAGCTGTACGAGAGTTTCTTTATCCCAAGTTTGTGTCTGTAGATGCTCCCATTTCTGGGCAGGAATCAGGTAATTTATTAGATACATTACCCGCAGATTTACCAACATCATTAATTACAGAAATTATTGCCCAAGAGGAAGCTAGAACTAGACAAACACAACAAATACAATTAAACCAAGCGTTAATGGATGCTCTAGCAGCTTTGGATATTCAGGCTCAACAATTACTCCAAGCTTATTATCAGCAAAATTTGACTCAACAACAAATTGCCGAAAAGTTAGAAATTAAGCAATATTCAGTCTCTCGCCGCCTGAGTAGCATTAAACGCTTATTACTCACTACGCTAACCCAGTGGAGTCAGGATAATTTGCATATTTCGCCGACATCTGTCGTAGTCGATGCCGTCAGCAAAAGTCTAGATGAATGGCTTACTAATTACTATAGAACCTCTTGA
- a CDS encoding Nif11-like leader peptide family RiPP precursor translates to MSKQQVVEFFQAAAQDEVLTEKVKFAASPSNMIAIAIEYGYEFTEDELLQFELERRQTQSGLQELSEQQMEAVAGGGIFGICFSTHWTHVGTLDPGRCCNWKPQ, encoded by the coding sequence ATGTCTAAACAACAAGTGGTAGAATTTTTCCAAGCTGCTGCTCAGGATGAAGTATTAACAGAAAAGGTCAAGTTTGCTGCTAGCCCCTCAAACATGATAGCGATCGCTATTGAGTACGGCTATGAGTTTACTGAAGATGAATTACTGCAATTTGAACTAGAACGCCGACAAACTCAAAGTGGCCTCCAAGAACTATCTGAGCAGCAAATGGAAGCAGTGGCTGGTGGTGGAATATTTGGTATTTGCTTTTCCACACATTGGACTCATGTAGGTACATTAGACCCAGGTCGCTGTTGTAATTGGAAGCCTCAATAA
- a CDS encoding type 2 lanthipeptide synthetase LanM family protein — protein MRVDSSELNKIIIQASSLSECLSNRLCKLETAEKDKQNASIRLNHWCEVVAQGNWDKFHKRLEWDGLDINIVRSVLETADTGHNLSVPLWAQTLTEIMQIASELTFDEQSKSPLNPHEPLIFEDIFLPAIFVARRKLLTCLGAAGLSSDYLPLKLLDEAVYLTLERSLLQKLVNLCEKTLELEFSRFRPFGHSFVNLIEKQTHGCPSKIHYNGFVQKLLQDGLMAFFQKYPVLGKLVATTIDFWVEATGEFLQRLQADLSEIQQLFLGEQIHPEESAINQLGKVREIKTALSDPHHRGRSAIAITFESGLKLIYKPKDLGLEVAYNQFLNWCNQRQIPLSLKVLKVLNRQNYGWVEYVEHLPCEDEPAAQRFYQRAGMLLCLLYVLQGTDCHNENLIASGEHLVLVDMETLLHHEARAMEISPETKELQTATMPQLWDLVLRTGLLPRWDFSQDNRMAYDVSGLGNVDPQQIPRRVSYWKSINTDEMHLGYQKVTMPIQKNVPILNGVALSPNDYLEDLVAGFEQMYLFVREQRQALLASDSPLRQLQRQRIRFVFRPTQVYGIILQKTLVPQFLQNGIDRSIELDILSRALLIAEDKPNAWSILHSEISAMEQLDIPYFAASADSDALTFGVESPIEKYFQASSYDQVISRLQRLDEADLAQQVAMIQGAFYARVARTPGTEIANTAKDAQISQTHSLTSEKLLQHSEAIAQEIQTRAITGTDGSIHWMGLSYIPDADRFQLQLLGGSLFDGNCGIAMFLSALDYVRGTTQFRNLILGALQPVRKLLQISDPHLAPRLINAIGMGGATGLGSIIYAFVRISQFLKEPSLLDDAQRAAQAISSELIAADTKFDILAGSAGAILGLLTLYRQTSDAAVLEKAIACGQHLLKHQISVNGSPKAWINFAQQPLTGFSHGAAGISYALLQLYAATDDRAYFQAAQEGIMYETSAFSDKSANWPDFRHVEPVYMVTWCHGAPGIALARLGGLSILGTEKIHRDIEIALQTTQKYGLQNVDHLCCGNFGRIEVLLVGAQKLGQESLRSIAQQQAAGAITRVENMGAYQLFPNLPNQVFSPSFFQGTSGIGYELLRLAYPDLLPSVLLWE, from the coding sequence ATGAGAGTAGATTCATCTGAGCTAAACAAGATTATTATCCAAGCTAGTTCTTTATCTGAATGTCTGAGCAATCGATTGTGCAAGTTGGAAACAGCCGAAAAAGATAAACAAAATGCTAGTATCCGCCTCAATCATTGGTGTGAAGTTGTGGCTCAAGGAAATTGGGATAAATTTCATAAACGTCTTGAGTGGGATGGTTTGGATATTAATATAGTCAGATCAGTTTTAGAAACAGCCGATACTGGACATAATTTATCTGTACCTCTCTGGGCGCAAACATTAACAGAAATTATGCAAATCGCCTCAGAATTGACTTTTGATGAGCAATCTAAAAGCCCTCTTAATCCTCACGAGCCACTAATATTTGAAGATATTTTTTTACCTGCCATATTTGTAGCCCGACGAAAATTATTAACTTGTCTAGGAGCGGCGGGATTATCTTCAGATTACTTACCTTTAAAACTACTAGACGAAGCAGTTTATCTAACTCTAGAGCGCAGCTTGCTACAAAAACTCGTGAATCTTTGTGAGAAAACCCTGGAATTAGAATTTTCTCGTTTTCGTCCCTTTGGGCATAGTTTTGTTAACTTAATCGAAAAACAAACACATGGCTGTCCTAGCAAGATTCATTACAATGGTTTTGTGCAGAAACTTCTGCAAGATGGACTGATGGCTTTTTTCCAGAAATATCCGGTGCTGGGTAAATTAGTGGCGACTACGATTGATTTTTGGGTGGAAGCGACAGGGGAATTTTTACAACGTTTACAAGCAGATTTATCGGAAATTCAGCAATTATTTCTAGGTGAGCAGATTCACCCAGAAGAATCAGCTATTAATCAATTAGGAAAGGTTAGAGAAATCAAAACTGCTTTATCTGATCCGCATCATCGAGGACGAAGTGCGATCGCCATCACTTTTGAATCTGGCTTAAAACTCATCTACAAACCCAAAGATTTAGGTTTAGAAGTTGCCTATAACCAATTTTTAAACTGGTGCAATCAGCGTCAGATCCCTTTATCTTTGAAAGTTCTCAAAGTATTGAATCGTCAGAATTATGGCTGGGTTGAATATGTAGAACACTTACCTTGTGAAGATGAGCCAGCCGCACAACGTTTTTATCAGCGTGCGGGGATGCTGTTGTGCTTGCTGTACGTTTTGCAGGGAACTGACTGTCATAATGAGAATCTCATTGCTAGTGGCGAACACCTGGTGCTGGTAGATATGGAAACCCTACTGCATCACGAAGCCAGAGCGATGGAAATATCCCCAGAAACAAAGGAACTACAAACTGCAACTATGCCCCAGCTTTGGGATTTAGTTCTGCGTACCGGATTGTTACCTCGCTGGGATTTTAGTCAAGACAACCGTATGGCCTATGATGTTAGCGGTTTGGGGAATGTTGATCCTCAGCAAATACCTAGACGTGTATCCTATTGGAAATCTATAAACACAGATGAGATGCACCTGGGTTATCAGAAAGTGACAATGCCTATTCAGAAAAATGTGCCAATTTTAAATGGAGTGGCTTTGTCTCCTAATGACTACCTGGAGGATTTGGTAGCAGGATTTGAGCAGATGTATCTCTTTGTTAGAGAGCAGCGTCAAGCATTGTTAGCAAGTGATAGTCCCCTCAGACAGTTGCAAAGGCAGCGAATAAGGTTTGTTTTTCGCCCCACTCAAGTCTATGGAATAATTTTACAAAAAACCCTTGTTCCACAATTTCTGCAAAATGGCATAGATCGAAGTATTGAACTGGATATCCTCAGTCGGGCGTTACTCATAGCGGAGGATAAGCCGAATGCTTGGTCAATTTTGCATTCTGAAATCAGTGCAATGGAACAGTTAGATATTCCTTATTTTGCAGCTAGTGCTGACAGCGATGCTTTAACCTTTGGAGTAGAGTCACCCATTGAAAAATACTTTCAAGCTTCCAGCTACGATCAAGTTATCTCTCGGTTGCAAAGACTGGATGAGGCAGATTTAGCACAGCAAGTAGCTATGATTCAGGGGGCTTTTTATGCCAGAGTAGCACGGACACCTGGAACTGAAATAGCAAATACAGCCAAAGATGCACAGATTTCACAGACTCATAGTTTAACATCTGAAAAGTTATTGCAACACTCAGAAGCGATCGCCCAAGAAATTCAAACACGAGCAATTACGGGGACAGATGGAAGCATTCACTGGATGGGATTATCTTATATCCCTGATGCCGACCGCTTTCAACTTCAACTGTTGGGTGGTAGTCTTTTCGATGGCAATTGTGGTATTGCAATGTTTTTGTCAGCCTTGGATTATGTTCGAGGTACTACTCAGTTCCGCAATTTAATTTTGGGTGCTTTACAACCTGTACGCAAATTATTGCAGATATCCGACCCCCACTTAGCTCCCAGATTAATCAACGCGATTGGCATGGGTGGAGCGACTGGATTAGGTTCAATTATTTATGCTTTCGTCAGAATTAGTCAATTTCTCAAAGAACCATCGTTATTAGATGATGCCCAACGAGCAGCACAGGCAATCTCATCGGAACTGATTGCTGCTGATACAAAGTTCGATATCCTTGCAGGATCTGCGGGCGCGATTTTGGGACTGTTAACACTTTATCGCCAAACATCAGATGCAGCCGTATTAGAGAAAGCAATAGCTTGTGGTCAACATTTGCTCAAGCATCAGATCAGTGTGAATGGTTCGCCCAAAGCCTGGATAAATTTTGCTCAACAGCCGTTAACGGGCTTCTCTCACGGTGCGGCTGGCATTTCCTACGCCTTATTGCAACTGTATGCAGCAACCGATGATAGGGCTTATTTCCAGGCTGCCCAAGAGGGAATTATGTATGAAACCAGTGCTTTTTCTGATAAATCTGCCAATTGGCCAGATTTTCGCCATGTCGAACCTGTATATATGGTTACTTGGTGTCATGGCGCACCTGGAATTGCTTTGGCAAGGTTGGGGGGTTTATCTATTTTAGGGACAGAAAAAATTCATCGAGATATAGAAATAGCATTACAGACAACTCAAAAATATGGTTTGCAAAATGTTGATCATCTTTGTTGCGGTAATTTTGGACGCATAGAAGTTTTGCTGGTGGGCGCACAAAAATTAGGGCAGGAAAGTTTACGCAGCATTGCTCAACAACAAGCGGCTGGAGCAATTACCAGGGTGGAGAACATGGGTGCTTATCAACTATTTCCTAATTTGCCTAACCAAGTTTTTAGTCCTAGTTTCTTTCAAGGTACTTCGGGAATTGGCTACGAATTGCTGCGATTAGCTTACCCCGATTTACTACCCTCAGTTCTGCTTTGGGAGTAA
- a CDS encoding peptidase domain-containing ABC transporter: MNYQLVKQHSEEDCGAASLATVAKHYGKTFSMTRCREAVGTGQQGSTLLGLKQGAEALGFNARAVKVTLETFNEKTIPLPAIIHWKGYHWVVLYGKQGNKYVIADPGAGIRYLETKWLLEAWTNGVMLLLEPDPVRFFTQEDEQEKIGGFGRFLRRTAPYRGILAQTLLLNSVLGLLSLASPFLLQILTDDVLVRGDSQLLTSVAIAVIAMHLISSSLRLAQSNLVAHFSQRLQLGLIFEFGRQILRLPLSYYESRRSGEIVSRLEDIQQINQLISQIVVSLPSQFFIALVSLGFMLFYSIKLTVLAGAIALLMTLSTVVFLPTLQQKIRSVLVLSAENQGVLVETFKGAITLKTTAAAPQFWEEFQWRFSNLANFTFRTIQIGIVNGVFSNLVSNIGSIALIWFGSTLVIRQELSIGMLLAFNSMNGNFSSFIQTTIDFVDEFTRAKTATQRLTEVIDATPEILDHSQKPWVKIPSNADITCTNLNFHHPGRVELLQDFSLTIPGGQVIALIGKSGCGKSTLAKLMAGLYQLQSGNIRFGIYNLEDISLDCFRQQVVLVPQDAHFWSRSIIENFRLGAPDISFEQIVQACQIAGADEFISNLPDKYQTVLGEFGANLSGGQRQRLAIARAIINNPPVLILDESTGALDPVSEAEVLNQLLTHRQGQTTILISHRPKVIQQADWIVMLEQGRLKIQGSPEVLSRQAGEHLDFLDGVDLSVSKNFCHCQRLSDKKISKM; the protein is encoded by the coding sequence ATGAATTATCAACTTGTTAAACAACATAGTGAAGAAGACTGCGGTGCTGCCAGTCTAGCAACAGTGGCTAAACATTATGGTAAAACTTTTAGCATGACTCGTTGTCGGGAAGCTGTCGGTACAGGACAGCAAGGAAGCACCCTCTTAGGATTGAAACAAGGCGCAGAAGCCCTTGGTTTTAATGCACGAGCTGTAAAAGTTACTCTGGAGACTTTCAACGAAAAAACTATTCCCTTACCAGCGATTATTCATTGGAAAGGTTATCACTGGGTAGTTTTGTATGGCAAGCAGGGCAATAAATACGTCATTGCTGATCCAGGTGCAGGCATCCGGTATCTAGAAACAAAGTGGCTTTTAGAAGCATGGACAAACGGAGTCATGCTCCTATTAGAACCCGATCCAGTCCGCTTTTTTACTCAGGAAGATGAACAAGAAAAAATTGGCGGTTTTGGTCGCTTTCTGCGCCGTACTGCACCTTATCGCGGTATTTTGGCTCAAACCTTGTTGCTCAACTCGGTTTTAGGTTTACTTTCCCTCGCTTCTCCCTTCCTGTTACAAATTCTCACCGATGATGTGCTAGTGCGGGGAGATAGTCAGCTCCTGACTAGTGTGGCTATAGCGGTAATTGCTATGCACCTCATCAGTAGTAGCCTACGTTTAGCCCAATCAAATCTCGTCGCTCACTTTTCACAACGTTTGCAATTAGGATTAATTTTTGAATTTGGCAGGCAGATTTTACGCTTACCTTTAAGTTATTATGAATCGCGGCGTAGTGGTGAAATTGTCAGTCGCCTGGAAGATATTCAACAAATTAATCAATTAATTTCTCAGATTGTTGTGAGTCTGCCCAGCCAATTTTTTATCGCCTTAGTATCTTTAGGTTTCATGCTGTTTTACAGTATCAAACTTACAGTATTAGCTGGTGCGATCGCTCTGTTGATGACCCTCTCTACAGTAGTTTTCTTACCCACCTTACAACAAAAAATTCGCAGTGTTTTAGTTTTATCCGCCGAAAATCAAGGCGTTTTAGTGGAAACTTTTAAAGGTGCAATTACCTTAAAAACTACTGCTGCTGCTCCCCAATTCTGGGAAGAGTTTCAATGGCGTTTTAGTAATTTGGCTAACTTTACCTTCCGAACTATTCAAATTGGTATTGTTAACGGTGTCTTCTCAAATTTAGTATCTAACATTGGTAGCATCGCTTTAATTTGGTTCGGCAGCACCTTAGTCATTCGCCAAGAATTATCGATTGGGATGCTCCTGGCATTTAATAGCATGAATGGCAACTTTAGCAGCTTTATACAAACTACTATCGATTTTGTTGATGAATTTACCCGTGCTAAAACTGCTACCCAACGTCTTACAGAAGTCATTGACGCTACCCCAGAAATTTTAGATCACAGTCAAAAGCCTTGGGTAAAAATTCCCAGCAATGCAGATATTACCTGTACGAATCTCAACTTTCATCATCCAGGCAGAGTTGAACTACTGCAAGATTTCTCGCTGACGATTCCTGGGGGTCAGGTAATTGCACTGATTGGTAAATCTGGCTGTGGTAAAAGTACCCTAGCTAAATTGATGGCAGGTTTATATCAACTCCAGTCTGGTAATATTCGCTTTGGTATTTATAATTTAGAGGATATTTCTTTAGACTGTTTTCGCCAACAAGTGGTGCTAGTACCGCAAGATGCACACTTTTGGAGTCGGTCAATTATAGAAAACTTCCGTTTAGGTGCGCCTGATATTAGCTTTGAGCAGATTGTCCAAGCTTGTCAGATTGCTGGTGCTGATGAGTTTATTAGCAATCTCCCCGACAAATATCAAACCGTATTAGGTGAATTTGGGGCGAATCTTTCAGGGGGACAACGGCAAAGATTAGCCATTGCTAGAGCCATTATTAATAACCCACCAGTGCTGATTTTAGATGAATCTACGGGCGCACTCGACCCCGTGAGTGAAGCTGAAGTATTAAATCAGTTGCTAACTCACCGCCAAGGGCAAACCACTATTTTAATTAGCCACCGTCCCAAAGTTATCCAGCAAGCTGATTGGATTGTGATGCTGGAACAAGGACGATTAAAAATTCAAGGTTCTCCAGAGGTTCTCAGTCGTCAAGCTGGTGAGCATTTAGATTTTTTGGATGGTGTAGATTTATCCGTCAGCAAAAATTTTTGCCACTGTCAGAGACTGTCAGATAAAAAAATATCCAAAATGTAG